One window of the Yamadazyma tenuis chromosome 6, complete sequence genome contains the following:
- a CDS encoding uncharacterized protein (COG:S; EggNog:ENOG503P9Q2) produces the protein MAEFEDKRICFISFISRDDKPLYIQSFDLDTKQGDTINANNFLKYNFLSHMALDIITSPASISIREQQQEADVRNGAVLLVVYDDVSVYGYESNTGLKIIIGFNNQTHLNQEESKMVTLRTLFLSVHKAYVKTICNPFLEIDSSGDIEGMLQNEVFDKSIKKIVNDWNDA, from the coding sequence ATGGCCgagtttgaagataaaAGAATCTGCTTTATTTCCTTTATCTCCCGAGACGACAAGCCGCTCTACATCCAATCGTTTGACTTGGACACCAAACAAGGAGACACCATAAATGCTAATAACTTTCTCAAGTACAACTTTCTTTCGCACATGGCGTTGGACATAATCACATCTCCAGCATCCATCAGCATACgagaacaacaacaagaagcAGATGTGCGCAACGGAGCAGTGCTTCTCGTCGTGTATGACGACGTCTCGGTTTATGGGTATGAGTCGAACACGGGGCTAAAGATCATCATTGGGTTCAACAATCAGACTCATTTGAACCAAGAGGAATCTAAAATGGTTACATTAAGGACGTTATTTCTTCTGGTGCACAAGGCGTACGTGAAAACGATATGTAACCCATTCTTGGAAATTGATTCGTCTGGCGACATCGAGGGCATGTTGCAGAACGAAGTGTTTGACAAGAGCATAAAGAAGATAGTCAATGACTGGAACGACGCTTGA
- the IES6 gene encoding chromatin-remodeling complex subunit ies6 (COG:S; EggNog:ENOG503P71K; BUSCO:EOG09264I14) produces the protein MADLELSQLSYVTTKHHSFKSSTKVKPSNKRFKPARQLISDEIKYLQTKSLKFDTPTLTSITAPPTLKPSKKYCDITGLEGKYRSPSNNLRFYNVEIYQEVIRHMPPGLDQEYLSLRGANVILK, from the coding sequence ATGGCCGACTTGGAACTACTGCAGCTCTCGTACGTAACGACCAAGCACCACAGCTTCAAGAGCTCCACCAAGGTAAAGCCCTCGAACAAGCGGTTCAAGCCCGCTCGGCAGCTCATTTCCGATGAAATCAAATACCTTCAAACCAAAAGCCTCAAGTTCGACACCCCAACCCTCACATCAATCACGGCTCCACCAACATTAAAGCCCCTGAAAAAGTATTGTGATATCACCGGCTTGGAGGGAAAATACCGTAGTCCCTCGAATAACTTGAGATTTTACAACGTGGAAATTTACCAGGAGGTGATCAGACATATGCCTCCGGGTTTGGACCAAGAGTACTTGAGTTTGAGAGGGGCCAACGTCATTTTGAAGTAA
- the YWP1 gene encoding yeast-form wall protein 1 (EggNog:ENOG503P5HK; COG:S), producing MKFTNVLSTAILASYAVAKDVACLVNGEAVGVVDLDTGVCPFTIPQRYPVAFDFVSSDEYDVTFYYAVANSIKYFNQIADAGRTISIPASILYGLPATPCFQVHLDRTPPSNSTAAIRRRLLKQVEMVKRAEVDDFIATAETTDGTAIDGVTFEVVDLSSSSVTATGTGVGSTGIVTETDVATTVITITTCSNNACGEATVSATASEVVTTVNEEVTSYTTYCPLTTVITVTSCSDDACATSEVPVTPSLTTETVEGEVTSYYTYCPLTGETTTTEVETTVITITSCSEDKCSTSEVSATQGPVTTTVAGEETIYTTWCPVTGETTAETTTAAVSTGETVAAESTTLATSAAAATSTSPINTFEGAGNKVGSSLLAVALIPLAGLFI from the coding sequence ATGAAATTTACCAACGTTTTGTCTACCGCCATTTTGGCTAGCTACGCTGTCGCCAAAGATGTCGCTTGTTTAGTAAACGGTGAAGCTGTTGGAGTTGTGGATCTTGACACCGGTGTCTGTCCATTTACCATTCCACAAAGATACCCTGTTGCCTTTGACTTTGTGTCTTCAGATGAATACGATGTTACCTTCTACTACGCCGTTGccaattccatcaagtacttcaaccaaattgCCGATGCTGGTAGAACCATCTCCATCCCAGCTTCAATCTTATACGGTTTACCAGCTACTCCttgtttccaagttcacTTGGACCGTACTCCACCTTCTAACTCTACTGCTGccatcagaagaagattgttGAAGCAAGTGGAGATGGTTAAGAGAGCTGAGGTCGATGACTTCATTGCTACTGCTGAAACCACTGACGGTACTGCCATCGATGGTGTTACTTTCGAAGTTGTCGacctttcttcttcttctgttacTGCTACCGGAACCGGTGTCGGATCTACTGGTATTGTCACCGAAACTGACGTTGCCACCACCGttatcaccatcaccacctgCTCTAACAACGCCTGTGGTGAAGCAACTGTTTCAGCTACTGCTTCTGAAGTCGTCACCACTGTTAACGAAGAAGTCACTTCTTACACCACTTACTGTCCATTGACCACTGTCATCACCGTCACTTCTTGTTCGGACGATGCCTGTGCCACTTCTGAAGTTCCAGTGACCCCATCTTTGACCACTGAAACCGTTGAAGGTGAAGTTACTTCTTACTACACTTACTGCCCATTGACTGGtgaaaccaccaccactgagGTTGAGACCACTGTGATCACCATCACTTCGTGCTCTGAAGACAAGTGTTCTACTTCTGAAGTGTCTGCCACTCAAGGTCCAGTCACTACCACTGTTGCtggtgaagaaaccatTTACACCACCTGGTGCCCAGTTACCGGTGAAACTACTGCTGAAACTACTACTGCTGCTGTCAGCACTGGTGAAACCGTTGCTGCTGAATCCACCACCTTGGCTActtctgctgctgctgctaCTTCTACCTCTCCTATCAACACCTTTGAAGGTGCTGGTAACAAGGTTGGCTCTTCTCTCTTGGCCGTTGCCTTAATTCCATTGGCCGGTTTGTTCATCTAA
- a CDS encoding uncharacterized protein (COG:S; EggNog:ENOG503Q3Q2) yields MTQMSPSLDKVDDFLSQLSQLSQERLSEDQNRQQALERNIQSLRSSSSSPHKRLDSFTPSKPAYTDVPSLKFNRDKRLGNTPPPKPQRPKPNLQESRDESPPPLLPRRREETPPALPRRRDASEDEQTPPLPQRRYLKTPPQKPSQKPGDFTIDLVKPVSAPTAHKIKPLASRGSSNQREVSDSQEKRFRSFAEVENSIKGEPAKPAKPSKSDGLSSSISPSSATSGVVDAVAASQNSKPLGEKPVIAAKFVPQTDEVEVVSPTRGIRSTSWIDSAQSRSPIRNRSPVTPITMKPKPQVKPKVEANLETKATPKPVIIKPKPIVETFTKPSYDNYKSKDNEPLLSQLAKMKDKPKPVPKPKPADLAKYDENTTTELKTQLTKLASNKTSSQPIKPIKPSVMKYKEQDTSLLNSQISRLGKRTALESAPVDFKSQLNSIIRVTTAPQLGGPPATKLHQLERSQSFPIEKRPDTESTSKLTHPQKSRAKGPKRRLPKNLNRGTSMPSSAEAKKFPPPTNKDSTLETKKASTPETKKVPPPINKASKPKPKTQPVEDVKTSLQFKGEITEKVNDVIAVIPPKLEQLQQYFKHHFVQDVESYIDEFKSLDSDQVLESFKQLKVNSVTVTISIVGLTTLFVLGRLLFGGSSATSEEKPKKKKKKTSKAKKANKQIQDLLDNFETTWVPQINDYFNDYKTMKPEDAQYKYKYFQEMLLKELFKLDEVDTLGNPVIRENRKKVIQFIQDHQKRLDAFKKEVDL; encoded by the exons ATGACTCAAATGTCTCCATCCTTGGATAAGGTCGACGACTTCTTGTCCCAGCTCTCACAGCTCTCACAAGAGAGGTTATCGGAGGACCAAAATCGCCAGCAAGCATTGGAGAGGAACATCCAGCTGTTGAGGCTGCTGTCATCTTCTCCTCATAAGCGACTTGACTCGTTTACTCCTTCAAAACCCGCCTACACCGACGTCCCgctgttgaagttcaacagaGATAAGCGTTTAGGGAATACGCCTCCCCCCAAACCACAGAGACCAAAGCCAAACCTTCAGGAGTCTCGGGATGAgtctccaccaccactacttCCCAGAAGAAGGGAGGAAACTCCACCAGCTTTGCCCCGACGCCGGGACGCTTCAGAGGACGaacaaacaccaccattgCCACAAAGAAGATATTTGAAGACACCTCCACAAAAGCCTTCTCAGAAACCAGGAGACTTTACCATAGACTTGGTCAAACCAGTACTGGCCCCAACAGCACACAAAATCAAACCCTTGGCTTCCAGGGGCTCTTCCAACCAAAGAGAGGTTTCAGATAGTCAGGAGAAGAGATTCAGGTCATTTGCTGAGGTTGAAAACTCTATTAAGGGAGAACCTGCCAAACCTGCCAAACCTTCCAAATCGGATGGGTTAAGTTCCAGTATTTCTCCTAGTTCCGCTACCTCAGGTGTCGTCGATGCTGTAGCTGCCAGTCAGAATTCAAAGCCACTTGGAGAAAAACCGGTGATAGCTGCTAAGTTTGTTCCTCAGAccgatgaagttgaagtggTTTCTCCCACCCGTGGTATACGCTCGACTTCATGGATTGACAGTGCCCAGAGTCGGTCTCCAATAAGAAATAGATCTCCTGTGACGCCTATAACTATGAAGCCGAAACCTCAGGTGAAGCCCAAGGTAGAAGCaaatttggaaaccaaAGCAACCCCTAAGCCTGTAATAATCAAACCAAAGCCCATAGTGGAAACGTTTACGAAGCCTTCCTATGATAACTATAAGCTGAAAGATAATGAACCTCTTTTGAGCCAACTTGCAAAGATGAAAGATAAACCCAAGCCTGTGCCCAAGCCTAAACCAGCTGATTTAGCCAAGTACGATGAGAATACCACTACTGAGTTGAAAACACAATTGACTAAGCTTGCGTCTAACAAGACCAGTTCCCAACCTATAAAGCCCATAAAACCATCGGTGATGAAGTACAAAGAGCAGGATACAAGCTTACTAAATTCCCAGATCAGCAGACTCGGGAAGCGTACGGCTTTGGAGTCGGCTCCTGTGGATTTTAAATCGCAGTTGAACTCAATTATCAGAGTTACCACTGCTCCTCAACTAGGAGGTCCACCAGCTACAAAACTCCATCAACTAGaaagaagtcaaagttTTCCCATAGAGAAGAGACCCGACACCGAGTCCACAAGCAAGTTGACACACCCACAGAAGTCTCGTGCTAAAGGACCCAAGAGACGTTTGCCCAAGAACCTTAATAGAGGCACCAGTATGCCCTCCAGTGCTGaggccaagaagttccCGCCGCCTACAAACAAGGACTCTACTCTTGAAACAAAGAAGGCCTCCACTCCCGAAACCAAGAAGGTGCCGCCGCCTATAAATAAGGCCTCCAAGCCTAAGCCCAAAACCCAACCCGTAGAAGACGTTAAAACCTCCCTTCAATTCAAAGGAGAA ATAACTGAAAAGGTTAACGACGTGATTGCGGTGATTCCTCCCAAGTTGGAGCAGTTGCAGCAGTATTTCAAGCACCATTTTGTTCAGGACGTGGAGTCTTATATCGATGAATTCAAGTCTCTCGACTCTGATCAGGTACTCGAATCTTTCAAACAGCTCAAAGTCAATTCTGTCACCGTGACTATTTCCATCGTGGGGCTCACCACGCTCTTTGTACTTGGACGTTTGTTATTTGGAGGTTCTTCTGCCACCTCGGAAGAgaaacccaagaagaaaaagaagaagacatcAAAAGCTAAGAAGGCCAATAAACAGATTCAAGACCTCTTGGACAATTTTGAAACCACCTGGGTTCCACAAATCAATGATTATTTCAACGACTACAAGACAATGAAACCTGAAGATGCCCAGTACAAGTACAAGTATTTCCAGGAAATGTTATTGAAagaattattcaagttggatgaagTTGACACCTTGGGAAACCCTGTCATCAGGGAAAACAGAAAGAAAGTCATCCAGTTCATTCAGGACCACCAGAAAAGATTGGATGcgttcaagaaagaagtgGATTTGTAG
- the MRPS5 gene encoding mitochondrial 37S ribosomal protein uS5m (EggNog:ENOG503NTWH; BUSCO:EOG092634G9; COG:J) yields the protein MFSTVKSSIGPQLIRSLSFSPMARQSTKRAEEHIAYLSKFYTPELLQSIKITESLVEPDTILKLTKQGPNALSKLGLQNTDYSKTDPKWDEPVLYPNQAVNKTPYPNIPQVQAPDRSDLKLRFSPGKGPRKDNFATSRGVSEGLSKLTGLDKRYIERLYVRPVVMKRVSCQTSKGKIPNFFALTVVGDGNGMVGLGEGKSRDGMRTALVKAHWNAVKNLAPVQRYEDRTILGDIDYKYHAVKLFLQSAPAGFGLRVNSKIFEVCQAAGIKDLRGKIYKSRNPMNVVKGFVEALTKQRGLQDLAGGRGKKLIDLRKVYYSA from the coding sequence ATGTTTCTGACGGTGAAGAGCTCGATTGGTCCCCAGCTTATACGGAGCTTAAGCTTCAGCCCTATGGCCAGGCAGTCTACCAAGCGGGCCGAAGAGCACATTGCGTACTTGTCGAAATTCTACACTCCcgagcttcttcaaagcatcaaaatcaccgaGTCCCTCGTGGAACCTGACACTATCTTGAAATTAACCAAACAAGGTCCCAACGCCCTTTCCAAGCTTGGACTCCAAAACACAGACTATTCCAAGACCGATCCCAAGTGGGATGAGCCGGTTTTGTATCCCAATCAAGCTGTGAATAAGACTCCATATCCCAACATTCCTCAGGTGCAAGCACCCGATCGCTCAGACTTAAAGTTGAGATTCAGCCCCGGCAAAGGTCCTCGAAAGGACAACTTCGCAACGTCCCGTGGGGTGTCTGAAGGGTTGTCCAAGTTAACGGGGTTGGACAAACGGTACATTGAACGATTATACGTGAGgccagtggtgatgaagagaGTTAGTTGTCAAACCTCCAAGGGAAAAATCCCCAACTTCTTTGCCTTGACTGTGGTGGGAGACGGAAATGGAATGGTGGGCTTGGGAGAAGGTAAGTCGCGTGATGGGATGAGAACCGCCTTGGTAAAAGCTCATTGGAATGCAGTGAAAAACTTGGCTCCAGTGCAACGGTATGAAGACAGAACCATTTTGGGAGACATTGACTACAAGTACCATGCAGTGAAGTTGTTCCTCCAATCCGCGCCCGCCGGGTTTGGTCTCCGGGTGAACTCTAAGATCTTCGAGGTGTGTCAAGCAGCTGGTatcaaagacttgagaGGAAAGATCTATAAGCTGAGAAACCCCATGAATGTGGTGAAAGGATTTGTCGAGGCTCTCACCAAACAGAGAGGCTTGCAGGACTTGGCCGGTGGTCGGGGAAAGAAGCTCATTGACTTGAGAAAAGTGTATTATTCTGCCTAG
- the DJP1 gene encoding X-domain of DnaJ-containing (EggNog:ENOG503NXFB; COG:O): MVVDTTYYDLLGIKPEATALDIKKAYRKAAIRLHPDKNPNDPEAAARFQEVGEAYQVLSDDSLRAKYDKYGKQESVPTEGFEDPSEFFSMIFGGEAFKDWIGELSLLQELSKSAELSETKPTEPTAATNTTATATTTTEFTHHQPSSETTGSASKLFLESAEAANATELAKKEQEEKRRKEELEKYEEECRVKKIEMRQELTTKLVNRLSLFTETDMAADIAESFKTKLKYEAESLKMESFGLEILHTIGSIYKLKSKIFLKNQTFLGLGGLWWSVKEKGGVVRDTFKTITSALDAQSTMQEYTKMQEDNEFHAKKEAEEEAKIKQEAEEETKAAEDEVTLLESKLKEMKVNMEQEQQQQQREHSGDGSASAAVKEEKIPEKHTPEEFAEMEQYLMGKVLAAAWSGSRFEIQLTVRAVCDNLLYDKEVPLEKRIARAKGLRLIGEVFSSTTRTDDEAEEARVFEELVAEASKKRHKKKQPQAEAEPIPTA; this comes from the coding sequence ATGGTAGTTGACACCACATACTACGATTTGTTGGGCATCAAGCCTGAGGCCACTGCCTTGGACATCAAGAAAGCATATCGAAAGGCCGCCATCCGTTTGCATCCCGATAAAAATCCTAATGACCCAGAAGCCGCCGCTCGGTTCCAAGAGGTGGGGGAGGCGTATCAGGTTTTAAGTGACGACTCTTTAAGAGCCAAATATGATAAGTATGGTAAACAGGAAAGCGTGCCGACCGAAGGGTTTGAGGATCCTTCTGAATTTTTCCTGATGATCTTTGGAGGAGAGGCTTTCAAAGATTGGATTGGGGAGTTATCCTTGCTCCAAGAATTATCCAAATCAGCCGAGTTATCTGAAACCAAACCCACAGAACCTACCGctgccacaaacaccacAGCCACAGCCACAACCACAACTGAGTTTACTCACCACCAGCCGAGTTCAGAAACTACGGGGTCGGCTTCcaaattgtttttggaaagcGCAGAGGCTGCCAATGCAACTGAATTAGCGAAGAAAGAACAGGAGGAAAAGAGACGtaaagaagaactagaaAAGTATGAAGAAGAGTGCCGGGTCAAGAAGATCGAAATGAGACAGGAGTTGACCACCAAATTGGTAAACCGGCTTTCACTATTCACTGAGACAGACATGGCTGCTGATATTGCTGAATCCTTCAaaaccaaattgaagtaCGAAGCCGagtctttgaaaatggAGAGCTTTGGGCTTGAGATATTACACACTATTGGATCAATCTACaagttgaagctgaagatATTTTTAAAGAACCAGACCTTCTTGGGGCTTGGTGGTCTTTGGTGGTCTGTGAAAGAGAAAGGTGGGGTTGTCAGAGACACTTTTAAGACTATCACCAGTGCCTTGGACGCTCAGCTGACTATGCAAGAGTATACAAAGATGCAAGAGGATAATGAGTTCCATGCCAAGAAGGAAGCTGAAGAGGAAGCAAAGATCAAGCAAGAAGCTGAGGAAGAAACTAAAGCTGCTGAAGACGAGGTAACTCTTCTTGAACTGAAGCTCAAAGAAATGAAAGTGAATATGGAGCAGgagcaacagcaacagcaacgAGAACATTCTGGCGACGGTTCTGCTTCTGCAGCTGTTaaggaagaaaaaattCCCGAGAAGCATACACCTGAGGAATTCGCTGAAATGGAACAGTACTTGATGGGTAAAGTGCTTGCTGCTGCGTGGTCTGGGTCACGTTTTGAGATCCAGTTGACAGTACGGGCGGTTTGTGACAACTTGTTGTACGACAAGGAGGTTCCTCTTGAAAAGAGAATCGCCAGAGCCAAAGGGTTACGCTTAATTGGCGAAGTGTTCAgctccaccaccagaacTGATGATGAGGCCGAAGAAGCCCGTGTTTTTGAGGAGTTAGTGGCCGAGGCTTCGAAGAAGAGacacaagaagaagcagccTCAAGCTGAAGCTGAACCAATCCCAACCGCATGA
- the LAP2_2 gene encoding Leucyl aminopeptidase yscIV (COG:E,I,O,V; EggNog:ENOG503NV5N; MEROPS:MER0002281): MTGREAIQHKRPAISPELDPCTLSNYYDVNIVSSNLDLVVSFDNKTVSGSVTYVLKFASKRVSKLTLDCSYLDIKGVSVNDKSAPFTMLPISEPFGSPLEISLETIVDSEFSVSITYATTEKCTALQFINGDTGPYLFSQCQPIHARSLFPCFDTPGAKSPFKYKVYSPSKVLMSGLPEETIEKDVYYFNQPIPIPSYLVAIASGNIVSAPIGPRSSVYSEEPKIKECQWEFEQDMEDFIQVAEKLTFKYEWSKFDVLVLPSTFPYGGMENPNITFATPTLLCKDRSQVKVLAHELAHSWAGNLVTNCSWEHFWLNEGWTVYFERRILGAIAAIKAKRSGRQDYEEYGEKYRHFAAYLGWSELAQTIPDLAVESTSLIWNLTNQDPDDFYSRIPYDKGFTFLYYLENKLGGTKEFDDFIPFYFKKFRYQSIDSFQFIDSLYEFFVPKGKQEVLDSIDFEAWLFAPGLPEYQNFDTSMVDECTNLADKWISSFVKGDVDLIKATFDQEKDFASFDANQHLVFLGNLSKQLDSTDVDPLLVRVFPDVYPYYSESQNFEIIFNTSSLLIKYGSYSETDTTVQRFASWLHTVGRMKYVRPGYRLLAKHISRDFAIKTFEANDNYHPICKALVKKDLGI, encoded by the coding sequence ATGACAGGAAGAGAAGCCATTCAACATAAAAGACCTGCCATTTCCCCAGAATTGGACCCTTGCACGCTTTCTAACTACTATGACGTGAATATAGTGTCAAGCAACTTAGACCTTGTGGTGTCGTTCGACAACAAAACTGTTTCTGGCCTGGTGACTTACGTTTTAAAGTTTGCTTCAAAACGGGTGTCAAAATTGACTTTAGACTGTTCTTACTTGGATATAAAAGGGGTTTCAGTTAACGACAAGTCAGCTCCATTCACGATGCTTCCCATATCTGAACCTTTTGGATCTCCACTTGAAATCTCCTTGGAGACCATTGTCGACTCAGAGTTTTCTGTGTCTATAACCTATGCCACCACAGAAAAGTGTACGGCACTTCAATTTATAAATGGTGATACTGGCCCCTACTTGTTTTCCCAGTGCCAGCCGATACACGCTCGATCCTTATTTCCATGCTTCGACACTCCAGGAGCCAAGTCTCCGTTTAAATACAAGGTATATTCGCCTCTGAAGGTGTTAATGTCTGGGTTACCGGAGgaaaccattgaaaagGATGTTTATTACTTCAACCAGCCCATTCCAATCCCATCCTACTTGGTGGCCATTGCCTCAGGTAACATTGTTTCCGCTCCAATTGGTCCTAGATCACTGGTATATTCAGAAGAACCCAAGATCAAGGAATGTCAATGGGAATTTGAGCAGGACATGGAAGACTTTATTCAAGTGGCAGAAAAATTGACTTTTAAATACGAATGGTCCAAGTTCGATGTGTTGGTCTTACCGCTGACATTTCCGTATGGTGGTATGGAAAATCCAAACATCACGTTTGCAACCCCAACCTTACTTTGCAAGGACAGGTCTCAAGTGAAAGTGCTTGCACACGAATTGGCCCATTCGTGGGCTGGAAACTTGGTCACAAACTGTTCATGGGAGCACTTTTGGCTCAACGAAGGTTGGACGGTatactttgaaagaagaatcttAGGAGCGATTGCCGCAATAAAGGCCAAAAGAAGTGGAAGGCAAGATTACGAGGAGTATGGGGAGAAGTACAGGCATTTTGCAGCGTATCTTGGTTGGAGTGAATTAGCTCAAACCATTCCTGATTTGGCTGTGGAATCGACTTCTTTGATATGGAATCTCACCAATCAAGATCCAGATGACTTCTACTCAAGAATTCCTTACGATAAAGGGTTCACTTTCCTTTATTACCTTGAGAACAAGCTCGGAGGGACTAAGGAGTTTGACGACTTTATTCCTTTctacttcaaaaagttccGGTACCAGTCCATTGATTCCTTCCAATTCATTGACCTGTTGTATGAGTTTTTTGTCCCAAAGGGGAAACAAGAGGTATTAGATTCTATTGACTTTGAAGCATGGCTTTTTGCACCTGGTTTGCCCGAATATCAAAATTTCGACACCAGTATGGTAGATGAGTGCACTAATTTGGCTGATAAGTGGATTTCTTCCTTTGTAAAGGGTGATGTGGATTTGATTAAAGCCACTTTTGACCAAGAAAAGGACTTTGCCAGTTTTGATGCCAACCAACATTTGGTATTCCTTGGAAATCTCtccaaacaacttgattccACGGATGTTGATCCTTTGTTGGTAAGAGTATTCCCTGATGTTTATCCATATTACAGTGAAAGCCagaactttgaaatcatcttcaacaccagcagtcttttgatcaaatacGGCTCTTATTCCGAAACAGATACCACAGTGCAACGATTCGCAAGCTGGTTGCACACGGTGGGGAGAATGAAGTACGTTAGACCAGGTTACCGGTTGTTAGCCAAACATATTTCCCGGGACTTTGCAATAAAGACGTTTGAAGCCAACGACAATTATCACCCAATTTGCAAAGCCTTAGTCAAGAAAGACTTGGGCATCTAA
- a CDS encoding uncharacterized protein (EggNog:ENOG503P512; COG:Q): MDYLTKLNPEDPSSATKSTLGLSYEYPIKYYDFHVYYFAHNKKSLSESNFLRDKFLAEFTKEGKDGSVIVKKLPNDQIIGPHPTQFWEVDVCRPEIFIRVLSWFQLNHGSLSVLIHPQSGDDLLDHTNRALWLGDKLPLFTDVFDPFPSGIAEYGVKGGRRLTPEEFES, translated from the coding sequence ATGGATTACTTAACAAAATTGAACCCCGAGGACCCTTCGAGTGCCACCAAATCCACTCTCGGACTTTCGTACGAGTACCCCATTAAGTACTACGACTTCCATGTCTACTATTTTGCCCACAATAAAAAATCATTGTCAGAATCGAACTTTTTGCGGGACAAATTTCTAGCTGAGTTTACAAAAGAGGGCAAAGACGGATCTGTTATCGTCAAAAAGTTGCCCAACGACCAGATCATAGGGCCTCATCCAACGCAGTTTTGGGAGGTTGACGTGTGCCGTCCCGAAATATTCATCAGGGTTCTTAGTTGGTTTCAATTGAACCACGGCAGCTTGAGTGTATTAATTCATCCACAATCTGGGGACGACCTCTTGGACCACACCAACAGGGCCCTTTGGTTGGGTGATAAGTTGCCGCTTTTCACCGATGTATTTGATCCATTTCCACTGGGAATTGCTGAGTATGGAGTGAAGGGTGGCCGGCGTCTTACTCcagaagagtttgaaaGTTGA
- a CDS encoding uncharacterized protein (EggNog:ENOG503Q3TB; COG:S), which translates to MRFSTFVCSAILAATSVMAKDVVCVVGDEAVATVDLDTGVCPFTLPADLPVVWDFESLDDYDVTAYYALLNATKYFNNIAKAGRDIEIPAKLIYGGGPVPLFRIDETKTPATNSTAALRRRLLGKTIYARDEESDTIAYLETLDGSSVSAVEFSVVDVSVASSLDPSADLTSTVTDAETTVITITSCSANKCSTTAVPAVATVTTVTIDDEVTSYTTYCPLTAEEAAADTVTDIETTVITITSCVDNKCSTSAVTTGLTTVTEEETIYTTYCPLTAEESTEDETSTLYVTSYVTITSCGEAGCTPTSLVETVTTVTINGVETAYTTLCPVTAEEATAVTSATAVASSLTFSPIVNSTVAVVNSTTAAPVGSLAAGAASIVCSGDSCDTTVTVQATVTLSTSLEAGATTEAGVSTVEAGANTGVTSVFAVVIAALAWLI; encoded by the coding sequence ATGAGATTCTCCACCTTCGTTTGTTCTGCCATTTTGGCTGCCACCCTGGTTATGGCCAAAGACGTGGTTTGTGTCGTGGGAGATGAAGCGGTTGCTACCGTCGACCTCGACACCGGCGTTTGTCCGTTCACGCTTCCTGCCGATCTCCCAGTTGTGTGGGACTTTGAGTCGTTGGACGATTATGATGTTACCGCCTACTACGCGTTGCTCAATGCTACCAAATATTTCAATAACATTGCTAAAGCCGGTAGAGATATCGAAATTCctgccaagttgatctACGGAGGAGGCCCGGTTCCGTTGTTCAGAATCGACGAGACTAAAACCCCAGCCACCAACTCCACTGCTGctttgagaagaagattattGGGTAAGACCATTTACGCCAGAGACGAAGAATCTGATACCATCGCGTATTTGGAAACCTTGGACGGAAGCTCGGTTTCGGCTGTTGAATTCTCGGTGGTCGACGTCAGCGTGGCTTCCTCGCTCGACCCTTCGGCCGACCTCACCTCGACTGTCACCGATGCGGAAACTACCGTCATTACCATCACTTCCTGTTCCGCCAACAAATGTTCTACTACCGCGGTGCCAGCCGTGGCAACTGTCACCACTGTCACCATTGACGATGAGGTTACTTCTTACACCACTTATTGCCCATTGACGGCTGAAGAAGCAGCGGCCGATACCGTCACCGACATTGAAACTACcgtcatcaccatcacttCTTGTGTTGACAACAAGTGTTCTACTTCTGCTGTCACCACCGGTTTGACCACTGttaccgaagaagaaaccatctACACCACCTACTGTCCATTGACTGCCGAGGAGTCTACTGAAGATGAAACCTCGACTCTCTACGTGACTTCCTACGTTACCATCACCTCCTGTGGTGAGGCTGGGTGTACTCCAACCTCTTTGGTTGAAACCGTCACCACTGTTACTATTAACGGGGTGGAAACTGCCTACACTACGTTATGCCCTGTCACCGCTGAAGAAGCCACTGCTGTCACCTCTGCTACGGCGGTGGCATCGTCTTTGACGTTTTCGCCAATTGTGAACTCGACCGTAGCCGTCGTCAATTCCACCACCGCCGCTCCAGTCGGGTCTTTGGCTGCTGGCGCTGCGTCCATTGTGTGCTCCGGTGACAGCTGTGATACCACTGTTACTGTGCAAGCCACCGTGACTCTCTCTACATCTTTGGAAGCCGGAGCTACCACCGAAGCTGGTGTGTCTACTGTTGAAGCTGGTGCAAACACCGGTGTCACTTCTGTGTTCGCCGTGGTTATCGCTGCTTTGGCTTGGTTGATCTAG